A single window of Cytobacillus dafuensis DNA harbors:
- the coxB gene encoding cytochrome c oxidase subunit II, which yields MKRLAKWRHLVLFSILTLILSACGKPNLSTLQPAGEVAQDQYDLMVLSTAIMLGVIAVVAVIFIIVMVKFRRKDEKIPKQVEGSHALEIIWTVIPILLVLVLAVPTVMATFKFADVSAMDKKNADGKTDALVVNVRANLYWWEFEYPNEEILTSQTLVVPTGEKVYFNLIASDVKHSFWIPAIGGKMDTNTENVNKFWLEFDEKKSDEVNNLFYGKCAELCGPSHALMDFKVKAISRDDFDQWVSDMQSVKEPKKATSDLASQGQEIFNQSCIGCHAVTPANTTPEAARQAPNLTTFGEREKIAGVLDHSEQDLKNWLSDPEKYKPGNKMSGTYGELTPEQLDALTEYLMGLKVQGK from the coding sequence ATGAAAAGGCTTGCAAAATGGCGTCATTTAGTCTTGTTTTCAATTTTGACGCTCATTCTTTCTGCTTGTGGAAAACCGAATTTATCTACGTTACAGCCTGCTGGCGAAGTAGCACAAGATCAATATGATTTAATGGTTCTAAGTACTGCAATCATGTTAGGGGTAATTGCAGTAGTAGCAGTGATTTTTATAATTGTTATGGTGAAATTCCGTCGTAAGGATGAAAAAATACCAAAGCAAGTAGAAGGAAGTCACGCATTAGAAATTATTTGGACCGTAATTCCAATTTTATTAGTACTTGTTCTTGCAGTTCCAACAGTTATGGCAACTTTCAAATTTGCTGATGTTTCTGCTATGGATAAGAAGAATGCTGATGGAAAAACAGATGCACTAGTAGTAAACGTACGTGCAAATCTGTATTGGTGGGAATTTGAATACCCTAATGAAGAAATCCTAACAAGCCAGACTCTTGTAGTCCCAACAGGTGAAAAAGTATATTTCAACCTTATTGCTTCAGATGTTAAACATTCGTTCTGGATTCCAGCAATAGGTGGAAAAATGGACACGAATACAGAAAACGTTAATAAATTTTGGCTAGAATTTGATGAGAAAAAATCAGATGAAGTAAATAATCTGTTTTATGGGAAATGTGCTGAGCTTTGCGGTCCTTCACATGCCCTGATGGATTTTAAGGTGAAAGCAATTTCTCGAGATGATTTTGATCAGTGGGTAAGTGATATGCAAAGTGTTAAAGAACCAAAGAAGGCAACTTCTGATTTAGCTAGTCAAGGTCAAGAAATCTTTAATCAAAGCTGTATCGGATGCCATGCTGTTACTCCTGCTAACACAACTCCTGAAGCAGCTAGACAAGCACCAAACTTAACGACATTTGGTGAACGTGAAAAGATTGCTGGTGTTTTAGATCATTCTGAACAGGATTTAAAGAATTGGTTATCTGATCCTGAGAAGTATAAGCCAGGAAACAAAATGTCTGGAACTTATGGTGAACTTACTCCAGAACAGCTTGATGCCTTAACAGAATACTTAATGGGCTTAAAAGTACAAGGGAAATAG
- the cyoE gene encoding heme o synthase codes for MSNSRAFINAGIKKSDESLQNDVSRTTVWKDFLSLIKIGIVNSNLITTFTGLWLALHFTGQGFLNNLDVVFYTVIGSSLVIAGSCSLNNYIDRDIDPFMERTKNRPTVTGKVSPIRVAMLSALLIVAGTIFLLLTTVTAALIGLIGVFSYIVLYTIWSKRRYVSNTIIGSISGAVPPLIGWAAVDANLDVMAWALFLIMFAWQPPHFYALAMRRAEEYRSANIPMLPVVKGFRRTKISIYLWIAALFPLPFLLPELGMTFLILASLLNIGWVVTGIYARKFNDDIKWATLMFVYSLQYLTIMFVAMVIITLI; via the coding sequence ATGTCTAACTCAAGGGCCTTCATTAATGCTGGGATTAAAAAAAGCGATGAAAGCCTACAAAATGACGTGTCGAGGACAACAGTGTGGAAGGATTTTTTGTCCTTAATTAAGATTGGGATTGTAAATTCCAATCTAATTACTACGTTCACAGGACTGTGGCTTGCACTTCATTTTACAGGTCAGGGCTTTTTAAATAATTTAGATGTTGTATTTTATACTGTGATTGGGTCGTCTTTAGTAATCGCGGGATCATGTTCGCTAAACAATTATATTGATCGTGATATTGATCCATTTATGGAAAGAACTAAGAATAGACCAACAGTAACTGGAAAGGTTTCTCCAATTAGAGTAGCGATGTTAAGTGCTTTACTAATAGTAGCAGGTACGATATTTCTTCTGTTAACAACTGTAACTGCTGCATTAATAGGGTTAATTGGCGTATTTAGTTATATCGTTCTTTATACGATTTGGTCGAAACGGAGATATGTTTCTAATACTATTATTGGTAGTATTTCTGGAGCAGTTCCACCACTTATTGGGTGGGCAGCAGTAGACGCAAATCTGGATGTAATGGCTTGGGCATTATTTTTAATTATGTTTGCATGGCAACCTCCACATTTTTATGCGCTTGCTATGAGAAGGGCTGAGGAATACCGATCTGCAAATATACCAATGCTTCCAGTTGTAAAAGGGTTTAGAAGAACAAAAATTTCAATTTATTTGTGGATAGCAGCATTATTCCCTCTCCCATTTTTACTTCCTGAATTAGGAATGACATTTTTAATTCTTGCATCTTTGTTAAATATTGGGTGGGTTGTAACAGGTATTTATGCTAGAAAATTTAATGATGATATTAAGTGGGCAACTTTAATGTTTGTATACTCTCTACAATATCTGACGATTATGTTTGTAGCTATGGTAATTATCACACTTATTTAA
- the pyc gene encoding pyruvate carboxylase, with translation MKTRCFFLSRRINKVLVANRGEIAIRVFRACTELNIRTVAIYSKEDTGAFHRYKADEAYLVGEGKKPIDAYLDIEGIIQIAKNSEVDAIHPGYGFLSENIHFAKRCEEEGIIFIGPESRHLEMFGDKVKARTQAQLAEIPIIPGSNGPVKGLEDIINFGKNHDFPIIIKASLGGGGRGMRIVKNLDDVKEAYDRAKSEAKAAFGSDEVYVEKFIERPKHIEVQIIGDKNGNIIHLYERDCSVQRRHQKVVEVAPCVSISENLRDAICDAAVRLMKNVDYINAGTVEFLVSGDKYYFIEVNPRVQVEHTITEMVTGVDIVQTQILVAEGHALHGEVIGIPTQDKIRVNGYAIQSRVTTEDPLNNFMPDTGKIMAYRSGGGFGVRLDAGNGFQGAVITPFYDSLLVKLSTHAMTFEQSASKMVRNLQEFRIRGIKTNIPFLENVVKHQKFLKGEYDTSFIDQTPELFLFPIRKDRGTKMLSYIGNVTVNGFPGIEKKKRPVFDMPRLPKINSIIDNQNGTKQILDQYGAEGLVKWVKEQKEVLLTDTTFRDAHQSLLATRVRTNDIKKIAEPTAKLLPEMFSFEMWGGATFDVAYRFLKEDPWERLIDLREKMPNVLFQMLLRGSNAVGYKNYPDNVIREFVEMSAHAGIDVFRIFDSLNWVKGMEIAIEAVRQTGKIAEAAICYTGDISDPTKTKYDINYYKSLAKELEAQGAHILGIKDMAGLLKPQAAYRLVSELKDSINIPIHLHTHDTSGNGIYTYAKAIEAGVDIVDVALSSMAGLTSQPSANSLYYALEGTDRKPNININALEQLSYYWEDVRKFYQDFESGMMSPHSEVYQHEMPGGQYSNLQQQAKGVGLGEKWDDVKEMYSRVNQMFGDIVKVTPSSKVVGDMALYMVQNQLTEEDVISKGNSLDFPDSVVELFEGYLGQPYGGFPKELQKVILKNKEPITVRPGELLQNVDFEKLGEKLYKELGRQVTSFDKLAYALYPKVFMEYVKTVEQFGDVSVLDTPTFLFGMRLGEEIEIEIETGKTLIVKLVSIGQPQADGNRVVYFELNGQPREVVIKDENIKSTVASKIKADPHNENHIGASMPGTVIKILVEKGEKVEKGDHLMITEAMKMETTVQAPFSGIIKDLFVANGEAIQTGDLLIELTK, from the coding sequence ATGAAGACGAGGTGTTTTTTCTTGAGTAGACGCATCAACAAAGTGTTAGTAGCGAACAGAGGCGAGATAGCCATCCGTGTATTTCGAGCATGTACAGAATTAAATATCCGTACAGTAGCCATATATTCTAAGGAAGATACCGGCGCTTTTCATCGATATAAGGCTGATGAAGCATATTTGGTTGGTGAAGGAAAAAAACCGATCGATGCTTACTTAGACATTGAAGGTATTATTCAAATTGCCAAAAACAGTGAAGTTGATGCAATTCATCCAGGCTATGGATTTTTGTCTGAAAATATTCATTTTGCAAAACGATGCGAAGAAGAAGGCATTATTTTTATTGGACCGGAATCCAGACATTTAGAAATGTTTGGTGACAAGGTGAAAGCCAGAACCCAAGCACAGCTTGCTGAGATTCCAATTATTCCAGGAAGTAATGGGCCAGTTAAAGGATTAGAAGATATCATTAATTTCGGTAAAAATCATGATTTCCCTATTATTATTAAAGCTTCTCTTGGTGGTGGCGGTAGGGGAATGCGAATCGTCAAAAATCTAGATGATGTAAAAGAAGCTTATGACCGTGCAAAATCGGAAGCGAAAGCAGCTTTTGGAAGTGACGAGGTTTATGTTGAGAAGTTTATTGAGAGACCTAAGCATATAGAAGTGCAAATTATTGGAGATAAAAATGGGAATATCATTCATCTCTATGAGAGGGATTGTTCTGTTCAACGCCGTCATCAAAAGGTAGTGGAAGTAGCCCCTTGTGTTTCAATTTCGGAAAATTTACGAGATGCTATTTGTGATGCAGCAGTTAGATTAATGAAAAATGTGGATTATATCAATGCGGGAACAGTTGAATTTTTAGTTTCTGGTGATAAATACTATTTCATTGAAGTAAACCCTCGTGTGCAAGTAGAACATACAATAACTGAAATGGTAACAGGTGTAGATATCGTTCAAACTCAAATCCTTGTTGCCGAAGGACATGCCCTTCATGGAGAAGTGATCGGAATTCCTACACAAGACAAAATCCGTGTGAATGGATATGCAATTCAGTCTCGTGTTACAACGGAGGATCCCCTAAATAACTTTATGCCTGATACAGGTAAGATCATGGCGTACCGTTCAGGTGGAGGCTTCGGTGTTCGTCTTGATGCTGGAAATGGCTTCCAGGGCGCGGTTATAACGCCTTTCTATGATTCATTACTTGTCAAATTATCTACACATGCCATGACATTTGAACAGTCTGCTTCGAAAATGGTTCGAAATCTCCAGGAGTTTAGAATTCGTGGAATAAAAACAAATATTCCATTTCTTGAAAATGTAGTTAAGCATCAAAAGTTTTTAAAAGGTGAATACGATACATCCTTTATTGATCAGACACCGGAATTATTCTTATTCCCTATACGGAAAGACCGTGGAACAAAAATGCTCTCCTACATTGGAAATGTTACTGTTAACGGATTTCCAGGAATTGAAAAGAAAAAGAGACCTGTATTTGACATGCCTAGATTACCGAAAATAAATAGTATTATCGACAATCAAAATGGTACGAAACAAATCCTTGATCAGTATGGAGCAGAAGGACTTGTAAAATGGGTAAAAGAACAAAAAGAAGTGCTTCTGACAGATACCACCTTTCGAGATGCTCATCAGTCATTACTCGCGACTCGAGTAAGAACAAATGACATTAAAAAAATTGCAGAGCCTACTGCTAAGCTTTTGCCTGAAATGTTTTCCTTTGAAATGTGGGGAGGAGCTACGTTTGATGTCGCATATCGTTTTTTAAAAGAGGATCCGTGGGAAAGACTAATTGACTTAAGAGAAAAAATGCCAAATGTTCTTTTCCAAATGCTTTTAAGAGGCTCTAACGCAGTTGGATATAAGAACTATCCAGATAATGTAATTCGAGAGTTTGTAGAAATGTCAGCGCATGCAGGAATTGATGTTTTTAGAATTTTTGATAGCTTGAACTGGGTTAAGGGAATGGAAATAGCAATTGAAGCAGTTAGGCAGACAGGGAAGATAGCAGAGGCTGCGATTTGTTATACAGGTGATATTTCTGACCCAACAAAAACAAAATATGATATTAATTATTATAAAAGTTTGGCTAAAGAACTCGAAGCTCAAGGTGCACATATTTTGGGGATTAAGGATATGGCCGGTTTGTTAAAGCCACAAGCAGCATATCGATTAGTTTCAGAGCTTAAAGACTCGATCAACATTCCAATCCATCTCCATACACATGATACAAGTGGAAATGGGATATATACGTATGCAAAAGCAATTGAGGCTGGAGTAGATATCGTTGATGTTGCGTTAAGCTCAATGGCGGGGTTAACGTCACAGCCGAGTGCCAACTCTTTATATTATGCATTAGAGGGAACAGATCGAAAGCCAAATATTAATATTAATGCCCTAGAACAATTATCCTATTATTGGGAAGATGTCAGGAAATTTTATCAAGATTTTGAAAGTGGTATGATGTCACCGCATTCTGAAGTATACCAGCATGAAATGCCTGGGGGGCAATATAGCAATCTTCAGCAGCAAGCAAAGGGTGTAGGTCTTGGTGAAAAATGGGATGATGTTAAGGAAATGTATTCTCGTGTAAACCAAATGTTTGGAGATATTGTTAAAGTAACTCCATCTTCAAAAGTTGTAGGAGACATGGCTCTTTATATGGTTCAAAATCAATTAACGGAAGAAGATGTTATTAGTAAAGGAAATTCACTTGATTTTCCAGATTCCGTTGTAGAGCTATTTGAAGGGTATCTAGGACAACCATACGGCGGCTTTCCAAAAGAGCTTCAAAAGGTTATTTTGAAAAACAAAGAACCTATCACTGTCCGCCCTGGAGAACTATTACAAAATGTGGATTTTGAGAAATTGGGAGAAAAGCTTTATAAAGAGTTAGGAAGACAAGTGACAAGCTTTGATAAGCTAGCATATGCTCTATATCCGAAGGTTTTTATGGAATATGTGAAAACGGTAGAGCAATTTGGAGATGTTTCAGTTTTAGATACTCCGACCTTCCTATTTGGAATGAGACTAGGAGAGGAAATAGAAATAGAAATTGAAACAGGAAAAACTTTAATAGTGAAGCTAGTTTCCATCGGGCAGCCACAAGCCGATGGCAATCGAGTAGTATATTTTGAATTAAATGGTCAACCGAGAGAAGTTGTCATCAAAGACGAAAACATTAAATCTACCGTTGCTTCAAAAATAAAGGCTGATCCCCACAATGAAAATCATATTGGCGCTTCCATGCCAGGAACTGTTATAAAGATATTGGTAGAGAAAGGCGAGAAAGTGGAAAAAGGTGATCATTTAATGATTACAGAAGCAATGAAAATGGAAACAACTGTCCAAGCACCTTTCTCTGGCATAATTAAAGATTTATTTGTTGCAAACGGCGAAGCAATTCAAACAGGAGATTTATTAATCGAATTAACAAAATAA
- a CDS encoding FtsW/RodA/SpoVE family cell cycle protein: protein MLKKILKSYDYSLIIAVALLSVFGLIMIFSASMVTSVQLYGYESDHFYNKQKVHLILGAIAFVIMAIFPYKALLRNKILVPMVFLSLFGLFAVFVFGHATNNALSWFKVGSRSLQPAEFVKLTVIIYLSAVYAKKQSYINEFNKGVVPPLVYLFLVCLLVAIQPDFGTAAIIFLIAAMIIFASGMNYKNIFKLCSIGILIVAPLLLIMKDEIFSDVRMGRFEAFANPFDTEFGYHLVNSYYALGSGGLKGLGLGNSVQKLGYLPEAHTDFIMAVIAEELGAFGVCFVLLLLGYIVLRGLYIALKCKDPFGSLLAIGISSMIGIQTFINLAGISGLIPLTGVPLPFVSYGGSSFLQLSLAMGILVNVSMFVKYEQKYKRNIENDPPEQIQTFSGKVYNSRK from the coding sequence ATGTTAAAAAAAATCTTAAAATCATATGATTATTCATTAATTATTGCAGTAGCGCTATTGTCAGTTTTTGGGCTTATTATGATTTTTAGTGCAAGTATGGTTACCTCTGTACAGTTATATGGCTATGAAAGTGATCATTTTTATAATAAGCAAAAGGTTCATCTTATTTTAGGTGCAATTGCTTTTGTTATCATGGCAATTTTTCCTTATAAAGCCTTGTTAAGGAACAAGATTCTCGTTCCTATGGTTTTTCTTTCGTTATTTGGCTTATTTGCTGTCTTTGTATTTGGACATGCTACAAATAATGCATTAAGCTGGTTTAAAGTAGGAAGCAGAAGTCTACAGCCTGCTGAATTTGTTAAGCTCACAGTCATTATCTATTTGTCAGCGGTTTATGCAAAGAAACAATCATATATCAATGAGTTCAATAAAGGAGTTGTACCTCCACTAGTTTATTTGTTTCTAGTATGCTTATTGGTAGCAATCCAGCCGGATTTTGGAACAGCTGCAATTATCTTTTTGATCGCAGCTATGATCATTTTTGCATCAGGAATGAATTATAAAAATATCTTTAAGCTATGTTCCATTGGAATTTTGATCGTGGCACCGCTTTTATTAATCATGAAAGACGAAATTTTTTCTGACGTGAGAATGGGACGATTTGAAGCATTTGCTAATCCATTTGATACTGAATTTGGATATCATCTCGTCAATTCTTATTATGCATTAGGTTCTGGAGGGCTAAAAGGGTTAGGGCTAGGCAATAGTGTTCAGAAACTTGGTTACTTGCCTGAAGCACATACTGACTTTATTATGGCAGTTATTGCTGAAGAGCTTGGAGCATTTGGAGTTTGTTTTGTTTTACTGCTCCTTGGATATATTGTCCTTCGTGGCTTATACATTGCTTTAAAATGTAAAGATCCTTTTGGTAGTCTATTAGCAATTGGGATATCTAGTATGATTGGAATTCAAACCTTTATCAATCTTGCTGGGATATCAGGATTAATCCCGCTTACTGGGGTGCCGCTTCCATTCGTAAGCTATGGGGGTTCATCATTTCTGCAGCTATCACTTGCGATGGGGATACTCGTAAATGTATCTATGTTTGTAAAATATGAACAAAAATATAAAAGAAATATTGAAAATGATCCACCTGAACAAATTCAGACGTTTTCGGGGAAAGTTTATAATTCTCGTAAATAA
- a CDS encoding COX15/CtaA family protein, producing MQRTLKWFAVFTTIGMLFILLGGALVTKTDSGMGCGRSWPLCNGELLPKDITPELIIELAHRVVSGSVGIMVLILSIWTWRSIGHIRETKFLSITSFLFLVLQGLIGAAAVIWGQSDFVLALHFGISLISFASVLLLTLLIFEVDKKFDAEKVILDQRMKKHIIGVSIYSYFVVYTGALVRHVNASLVCRDWPLCINGTFSLPSNMYEWVQMGHRAAAGLIFIWIGYITLLAIKYYKNQKVIYWGWIISFILVSLQVIAGAFIVISKLNLYIALAHAFFISCLFGVLSYLILLTSRSKKNAQLLNEENELSEENKIQSSPPVSAQ from the coding sequence TTGCAACGAACATTAAAATGGTTCGCTGTTTTTACGACAATTGGAATGTTATTCATATTGTTGGGCGGAGCACTTGTTACAAAAACTGACTCAGGAATGGGCTGTGGAAGATCCTGGCCACTGTGCAATGGGGAGTTGCTTCCAAAAGACATTACACCCGAATTAATTATTGAACTAGCTCATCGGGTTGTCTCTGGTTCTGTCGGCATTATGGTGCTAATACTTTCAATATGGACATGGCGTTCAATTGGACATATTAGAGAAACTAAGTTTTTATCCATTACCTCATTTTTATTCCTAGTCCTTCAAGGATTAATAGGAGCCGCAGCTGTAATTTGGGGGCAATCTGATTTTGTTCTTGCACTTCATTTTGGCATTTCATTAATTTCATTTGCCTCTGTACTGCTACTTACACTTCTAATATTCGAAGTTGATAAAAAATTCGATGCAGAAAAAGTAATATTGGATCAGAGAATGAAAAAGCATATAATTGGAGTTTCCATTTATAGCTATTTTGTAGTTTATACAGGTGCTCTTGTTCGTCATGTTAATGCAAGTTTAGTCTGTAGAGATTGGCCACTCTGTATAAATGGCACTTTTTCACTTCCAAGTAATATGTATGAGTGGGTACAAATGGGACATCGCGCAGCAGCAGGCTTAATTTTTATTTGGATTGGATACATTACCCTTCTTGCGATAAAGTACTATAAAAATCAAAAAGTCATTTATTGGGGATGGATTATATCCTTTATATTAGTATCTCTTCAAGTGATTGCAGGAGCTTTCATTGTTATTTCAAAATTGAATTTGTATATTGCTCTTGCCCATGCCTTTTTTATTTCATGTTTATTCGGTGTATTAAGCTACCTAATATTACTTACATCAAGAAGTAAAAAAAACGCACAATTATTAAATGAGGAAAATGAGTTAAGCGAAGAAAATAAAATACAATCCTCTCCTCCAGTTTCAGCACAGTAA